A genomic segment from Papaver somniferum cultivar HN1 unplaced genomic scaffold, ASM357369v1 unplaced-scaffold_3, whole genome shotgun sequence encodes:
- the LOC113341531 gene encoding ylmG homolog protein 1-2, chloroplastic-like — MATCIMTAAKTPLIVSNSQSSNLRSNHLLISYSNQVITFPRLSLSINKKPQFPKFRVSASSSSSTASPPIVPKSNPKKPNTLLSDSITSIFAIGLSLSRIFQGVLNKAPELGGNLVNTAGPLFFAAIRERPKGYLNTPLTVVASGMSKWLDIYSGVLMVRVLLSWFPNVPWDRQPLSAIRDLCDPYLNLFRNIIPPIFDTLDVSPLLAFAVLGVLGSILNNSRGMY, encoded by the coding sequence ATGGCTACTTGTATCATGACGGCTGCTAAAACCCCATTAATTGTTTCAAACTCACAATCTTCAAACCTTCGTTCAAATCATCTTTTAATCTCTTACTCAAATCAAGTAATCACTTTTCCAAGACTATCTCTCAGCATCAACAAAAAACCCCAAttcccaaaatttagggtttctgcttcatcatcatcatcaacagctTCTCCTCCTATTGtcccaaaatcaaaccctaaGAAACCCAATACTCTTCTGTCCGAttcaattacatcaatttttgcaaTTGGTTTATCATTATCGAGAATCTTTCAAGGGGTTTTAAACAAGGCACCAGAATTGGGTGGGAATTTGGTGAATACTGCTGGTCCATTGTTTTTTGCTGCGATTAGGGAAAGACCCAAAGGTTATTTGAATACACCACTGACTGTGGTTGCTTCTGGTATGTCAAAATGGCTTGATATTTACAGTGGGGTTTTGATGGTGAGGGTGTTGCTCAGTTGGTTTCCTAATGTTCCATGGGATCGTCAACCACTTTCTGCAATTAGGGATTTGTGTGATCCTTATCTGAATTTGTTTCGAAATATTATTCCACCAATTTTTGATACATTGGATGTCAGTCCGTTGCTTGCTTTTGCTGTTTTGGGTGTTTTGGGGTCAATTCTTAATAATAGCAGGGGAATGTATTGA